The Malus sylvestris chromosome 12, drMalSylv7.2, whole genome shotgun sequence genome contains a region encoding:
- the LOC126592408 gene encoding PHD finger-like domain-containing protein 5A has product MAKHHPDLIMCRKQPGIAIGRLCEKCDGKCVICDSYVRPCTLVRVCDECNYGSFQGRCVICGGVGISDAYYCKECTQQEKDRDGCPKIVNLGSAKTDLFYERKKYGFKKR; this is encoded by the coding sequence ATGGCGAAGCATCATCCTGACTTGATTATGTGTCGGAAGCAACCTGGAATAGCTATTGGAAGGTTGTGTGAAAAGTGCGACGGTAAGTGTGTAATTTGTGACTCTTATGTGCGCCCTTGCACGCTTGTTCGGGTTTGCGATGAGTGCAACTATGGATCTTTCCAGGGAAGGTGTGTTATTTGTGGAGGGGTTGGAATTTCTGATGCTTATTACTGCAAAGAGTGTACTCAGCAGGAGAAAGATAGAGATGGCTGCCCGAAAATTGTGAATCTGGGAAGTGCCAAAACAGATCTGTTCTATGAACGCAAAAAGTATGGTTTCAAGAAAAGATGA
- the LOC126592389 gene encoding probable LRR receptor-like serine/threonine-protein kinase At3g47570 isoform X4, whose amino-acid sequence MMEHSRTIRNLVLLKFLHGLFLLVLCMMSTCPESAAFPSPTLLGNESDHLALLDFKKRITEDPLSVMSSWNHSIHFCSWVGITCHRATQRVLILDLEDKQLVGSIPPSIGNLTRLIEISLGINEFHGEIPQELGRLRTLESLNLSFNSLGGKIPTNMSHCTQLRFLDLYSNKIIGSIPRQLSSWLSLTVLQLGKNNLSGTIPGWIGNFSSLRSLRLARNNFQGSIPNELGHITTLKIFLVGENNLSGMLPSSIYNISSIYKFGVAVNQVHGELPPNLGILLPNLIVFECCINNFTGNIPVSLSNASRLQKIEFSVNDFTGTVPGESLGSLRSLIWLNFAVNRLGNGKLGDLSFLNFLTNCTSLQYLGLGYNRFGGEIPRSIANLSTQLQVLALGRNLLHGSLPNGIGNLINLMVLDMSNNYLAGVVPVEIGKLEKIGKLYLFDNKFYGPIPSSLGNMTSLIDLCMYRNNFEGSIPPSLGNCQNLLVLALRNNNLTGSIPQKLMELSALSIGLDLSENYLTGSLPSNVGDLVHLTEIDVSNNKLSGEIPSTIGSCTSLGRLFLDDNKFEGTIPQSLKDLKGLEVLDISSNKLSRQIPEFIGKLGALKYLNLSYNDFEGELPKEGIFSNVSGVSVLGNHKLCDGTPQLHLPACPKNKHHSSRGLFSLKVVIPISCALAFIIALSCFLGARSMLKNSSDGLVTSRSYKDWKLGVSYSQLVESTNGFSVDNLIGSGSFGSVYKGVIPNDGTVVAVKVLNLQQQGASKSFNDECKALRSVMHRNLVKIITACSSIDNHGKDFKSLVFEFMPNGSLDSWLHPRDKEQSPSKRLNFMQRLNIAIDVASALDYLHNHCETSIVHCDLKPSNVLLDEDMVAHVGDFGLARFLLEASNDHSLSQIMSSQLKGSIGYIPPGLSIYKFVAMALPDHVMDVVDPSLLLDLEVDGSVNDDRYEKTELPRRNNRGVMKAKKVEECLFVVMQIGLSCCAISPRERMLLNMVVGKMSTIRDSYLKAEEG is encoded by the exons ATGATGGAGCATTCACGTACTATTCGTAATCTGGTTTTGTTGAAATTCCTGCATGGCTTATTTCTCTTAGTCTTATGCATGATGAGCACATGTCCGGAATCTGCAGCATTTCCCAGCCCTACCCTGCTTGGAAACGAATCTGATCACTTGGCTTTGCTAGACTTCAAGAAAAGAATAACTGAAGATCCTCTCAGTGTCATGAGCTCGTGGAATCATTCCATCCACTTCTGCAGTTGGGTAGGCATTACATGCCACCGTGCCACCCAAAGAGTCTTGATTCTGGACCTGGAAGATAAACAACTGGTAGGCTCCATTCCACCTTCCATTGGAAATCTCACTCGTCTAATTGAAATAAGCTTGGGAATCAACGAGTTTCATGGAGAAATTCCTCAAGAATTGGGTCGACTACGTACCCTGGAAAGTCTCAACCTATCTTTCAACTCTTTAGGCGGGAAAATTCCGACTAATATGTCCCACTGTACACAACTGAGATTTTTGGATCTTTATTCCAATAAGATTATTGGGTCAATTCCACGCCAACTCAGTTCCTGGTTGAGTTTGACTGTTCTACAACTTGGAAAAAATAATCTTAGTGGAACCATCCCAGGTTGGATAGgaaatttttcttctttaaggAGTCTTAGACTTGCCCGCAACAATTTTCAAGGAAGCATACCAAATGAGCTCGGGCATATAACAACCTTGAAGATATTCCTCGTTGGGGAGAATAATTTGTCTGGTATGCTCCCTTCTTCAATTTATAATATTTCTTCCATATACAAGTTCGGTGTTGCTGTAAACCAAGTACATGGAGAGCTACCACCAAATCTCGGCATCTTGCTTCCTAATCTCATAGTATTTGAATGTTGTATAAACAATTTCACAGGAAATATTCCTGTATCATTGTCAAATGCTTCTAGACTTCAGAAGATTGAATTTTCTGTAAATGACTTCACGGGGACAGTCCCTGGAGAAAGTCTCGGAAGCTTGCGAAGCTTAATTTGGCTAAACTTTGCAGTCAATCGATTGGGAAATGGAAAACTTGGTGATTTGAGTTTTCTCAATTTCTTGACTAATTGTACTAGTCTTCAATATCTGGGTCTTGGCTATAATCGTTTTGGGGGAGAAATCCCGAGATCCATAGCCAACCTTTCGACCCAACTACAAGTTCTTGCTCTAGGGAGAAATTTGTTACATGGAAGCCTCCCAAATGGCATTGGAAATCTTATAAACCTTATGGTTCTAGATATGTCTAATAACTATTTGGCAGGTGTTGTCCCTGTAGAAATTGGGAAGCTTGAGAAGATAGGGAAACtgtatttgtttgataacaaattTTATGGGCCAATTCCATCTTCCCTGGGTAATATGACTTCATTGATAGATCTTTGCATGTACAGAAACAATTTTGAGGGAAGTATACCTCCAAGTCTTGGAAACTGCCAAAACCTTTTAGTACTTGCACTTCGGAATAACAATCTAACGGGCAGCATACCTCAAAAGCTTATGGAGCTTTCAGCCCTTTCAATTGGTTTGGACCTGTCTGAAAATTATTTGACCGGTTCACTGCCAAGTAATGTGGGTGATCTGGTGCATCTCACAGAAATAGATGTATCAAACAACAAGTTATCAGGTGAAATCCCCAGCACCATCGGCAGTTGTACTAGCTTGGGGCGCTTGTTCTTGGACGACAACAAATTTGAAGGAACAATTCCTCAGTCTCTTAAAGATTTAAAAGGCTTGGAAGTACTTGACATTTCAAGCAATAAGTTATCTAGGCAGATTCCTGAATTCATAGGCAAGCTTGGAGCACTTAAGTATCTCAATCTTTCGTATAATGATTTTGAAGGCGAGTTGCCTAAAGAAGgaattttttcaaatgtcaGTGGTGTCTCAGTTCTTGGAAATCATAAGCTCTGTGATGGCACCCCACAATTACATTTGCCTGCATGCCCCAAAAATAAACATCATTCATCTCGAGGACTATTTTCCCTAAAAGTAGTCATCCCTATATCTTGTGCACTTGCATTCATAATTGCTCTATCATGCTTCCTTGGTGCTCGTTCAATGCTGAAAAACTCAAGTGATGGACTTGTAACTTCACGCTCTTATAAGGATTGGAAATTAGGTGTTTCCTACTCACAACTTGTTGAATCGACTAACGGTTTCTCTGTGGATAATTTGATTGGTTCGGGAAGTTTTGGTTCTGTTTATAAAGGGGTAATTCCTAACGATGGAACGGTAGTTGCTGTTAAGGTATTAAACCTTCAACAACAAGGAGCGTCCAAGAGTTTCAATGATGAATGCAAAGCTTTAAGAAGTGTCATGCACCGAAATCTTGTCAAGATCATAACTGCATGCTCGAGCATTGATAATCATGGTAAAGACTTCAAAAGTCTAGTCTTCGAGTTCATGCCAAATGGAAGTCTTGACTCGTGGTTGCATCCTAGAGATAAGGAGCAATCTCCAAGTAAGAGATTGAATTTTATGCAAAGATTGAACATAGCCATTGATGTTGCTTCTGCATTAGATTATCTCCACAACCATTGTGAAACGTCCATTGTTCATTGTGATCTAAAGCCGAGCAATGTACTTCTTGATGAAGACATGGTAGCCCATGTTGGGGACTTTGGTTTAGCAAGGTTCCTATTGGAAGCATCAAATGATCATTCCCTTAGTCAAATAATGTCATCGCAACTAAAGGGTTCTATAGGTTACATTCCTCCAG GTCTAAGCATTTACAAATTCGTAGCCATGGCTTTGCCCGACCATGTCATGGACGTTGTTGACCCTTCATTGCTCCTCGACCTCGAAGTTGATGGTAGTGTTAACGATGACAGATACGAAAAGACTGAGCTGCCCAGACGTAACAATCGCGGAGTCATGAAAGCAAAAAAGGTAGAGGAATGCTTGTTTGTTGTGATGCAGATAGGACTCTCTTGCTGTGCAATATCACCCAGGGAGCGAATGCTTCTGAATATGGTTGTCGGAAAAATGAGTACAATTAGAGACTCGTACCTCAAAGCTGAAGAAGGCTAA
- the LOC126592389 gene encoding probable LRR receptor-like serine/threonine-protein kinase At3g47570 isoform X1 gives MMEHSRTIRNLVLLKFLHGLFLLVLCMMSTCPESAAFPSPTLLGNESDHLALLDFKKRITEDPLSVMSSWNHSIHFCSWVGITCHRATQRVLILDLEDKQLVGSIPPSIGNLTRLIEISLGINEFHGEIPQELGRLRTLESLNLSFNSLGGKIPTNMSHCTQLRFLDLYSNKIIGSIPRQLSSWLSLTVLQLGKNNLSGTIPGWIGNFSSLRSLRLARNNFQGSIPNELGHITTLKIFLVGENNLSGMLPSSIYNISSIYKFGVAVNQVHGELPPNLGILLPNLIVFECCINNFTGNIPVSLSNASRLQKIEFSVNDFTGTVPGESLGSLRSLIWLNFAVNRLGNGKLGDLSFLNFLTNCTSLQYLGLGYNRFGGEIPRSIANLSTQLQVLALGRNLLHGSLPNGIGNLINLMVLDMSNNYLAGVVPVEIGKLEKIGKLYLFDNKFYGPIPSSLGNMTSLIDLCMYRNNFEGSIPPSLGNCQNLLVLALRNNNLTGSIPQKLMELSALSIGLDLSENYLTGSLPSNVGDLVHLTEIDVSNNKLSGEIPSTIGSCTSLGRLFLDDNKFEGTIPQSLKDLKGLEVLDISSNKLSRQIPEFIGKLGALKYLNLSYNDFEGELPKEGIFSNVSGVSVLGNHKLCDGTPQLHLPACPKNKHHSSRGLFSLKVVIPISCALAFIIALSCFLGARSMLKNSSDGLVTSRSYKDWKLGVSYSQLVESTNGFSVDNLIGSGSFGSVYKGVIPNDGTVVAVKVLNLQQQGASKSFNDECKALRSVMHRNLVKIITACSSIDNHGKDFKSLVFEFMPNGSLDSWLHPRDKEQSPSKRLNFMQRLNIAIDVASALDYLHNHCETSIVHCDLKPSNVLLDEDMVAHVGDFGLARFLLEASNDHSLSQIMSSQLKGSIGYIPPEYGMGGQVSILGDVYSYGILLLEMFTGKTPTDDMFIEGLSIYKFVAMALPDHVMDVVDPSLLLDLEVDGSVNDDRYEKTELPRRNNRGVMKAKKVEECLFVVMQIGLSCCAISPRERMLLNMVVGKMSTIRDSYLKAEEG, from the exons ATGATGGAGCATTCACGTACTATTCGTAATCTGGTTTTGTTGAAATTCCTGCATGGCTTATTTCTCTTAGTCTTATGCATGATGAGCACATGTCCGGAATCTGCAGCATTTCCCAGCCCTACCCTGCTTGGAAACGAATCTGATCACTTGGCTTTGCTAGACTTCAAGAAAAGAATAACTGAAGATCCTCTCAGTGTCATGAGCTCGTGGAATCATTCCATCCACTTCTGCAGTTGGGTAGGCATTACATGCCACCGTGCCACCCAAAGAGTCTTGATTCTGGACCTGGAAGATAAACAACTGGTAGGCTCCATTCCACCTTCCATTGGAAATCTCACTCGTCTAATTGAAATAAGCTTGGGAATCAACGAGTTTCATGGAGAAATTCCTCAAGAATTGGGTCGACTACGTACCCTGGAAAGTCTCAACCTATCTTTCAACTCTTTAGGCGGGAAAATTCCGACTAATATGTCCCACTGTACACAACTGAGATTTTTGGATCTTTATTCCAATAAGATTATTGGGTCAATTCCACGCCAACTCAGTTCCTGGTTGAGTTTGACTGTTCTACAACTTGGAAAAAATAATCTTAGTGGAACCATCCCAGGTTGGATAGgaaatttttcttctttaaggAGTCTTAGACTTGCCCGCAACAATTTTCAAGGAAGCATACCAAATGAGCTCGGGCATATAACAACCTTGAAGATATTCCTCGTTGGGGAGAATAATTTGTCTGGTATGCTCCCTTCTTCAATTTATAATATTTCTTCCATATACAAGTTCGGTGTTGCTGTAAACCAAGTACATGGAGAGCTACCACCAAATCTCGGCATCTTGCTTCCTAATCTCATAGTATTTGAATGTTGTATAAACAATTTCACAGGAAATATTCCTGTATCATTGTCAAATGCTTCTAGACTTCAGAAGATTGAATTTTCTGTAAATGACTTCACGGGGACAGTCCCTGGAGAAAGTCTCGGAAGCTTGCGAAGCTTAATTTGGCTAAACTTTGCAGTCAATCGATTGGGAAATGGAAAACTTGGTGATTTGAGTTTTCTCAATTTCTTGACTAATTGTACTAGTCTTCAATATCTGGGTCTTGGCTATAATCGTTTTGGGGGAGAAATCCCGAGATCCATAGCCAACCTTTCGACCCAACTACAAGTTCTTGCTCTAGGGAGAAATTTGTTACATGGAAGCCTCCCAAATGGCATTGGAAATCTTATAAACCTTATGGTTCTAGATATGTCTAATAACTATTTGGCAGGTGTTGTCCCTGTAGAAATTGGGAAGCTTGAGAAGATAGGGAAACtgtatttgtttgataacaaattTTATGGGCCAATTCCATCTTCCCTGGGTAATATGACTTCATTGATAGATCTTTGCATGTACAGAAACAATTTTGAGGGAAGTATACCTCCAAGTCTTGGAAACTGCCAAAACCTTTTAGTACTTGCACTTCGGAATAACAATCTAACGGGCAGCATACCTCAAAAGCTTATGGAGCTTTCAGCCCTTTCAATTGGTTTGGACCTGTCTGAAAATTATTTGACCGGTTCACTGCCAAGTAATGTGGGTGATCTGGTGCATCTCACAGAAATAGATGTATCAAACAACAAGTTATCAGGTGAAATCCCCAGCACCATCGGCAGTTGTACTAGCTTGGGGCGCTTGTTCTTGGACGACAACAAATTTGAAGGAACAATTCCTCAGTCTCTTAAAGATTTAAAAGGCTTGGAAGTACTTGACATTTCAAGCAATAAGTTATCTAGGCAGATTCCTGAATTCATAGGCAAGCTTGGAGCACTTAAGTATCTCAATCTTTCGTATAATGATTTTGAAGGCGAGTTGCCTAAAGAAGgaattttttcaaatgtcaGTGGTGTCTCAGTTCTTGGAAATCATAAGCTCTGTGATGGCACCCCACAATTACATTTGCCTGCATGCCCCAAAAATAAACATCATTCATCTCGAGGACTATTTTCCCTAAAAGTAGTCATCCCTATATCTTGTGCACTTGCATTCATAATTGCTCTATCATGCTTCCTTGGTGCTCGTTCAATGCTGAAAAACTCAAGTGATGGACTTGTAACTTCACGCTCTTATAAGGATTGGAAATTAGGTGTTTCCTACTCACAACTTGTTGAATCGACTAACGGTTTCTCTGTGGATAATTTGATTGGTTCGGGAAGTTTTGGTTCTGTTTATAAAGGGGTAATTCCTAACGATGGAACGGTAGTTGCTGTTAAGGTATTAAACCTTCAACAACAAGGAGCGTCCAAGAGTTTCAATGATGAATGCAAAGCTTTAAGAAGTGTCATGCACCGAAATCTTGTCAAGATCATAACTGCATGCTCGAGCATTGATAATCATGGTAAAGACTTCAAAAGTCTAGTCTTCGAGTTCATGCCAAATGGAAGTCTTGACTCGTGGTTGCATCCTAGAGATAAGGAGCAATCTCCAAGTAAGAGATTGAATTTTATGCAAAGATTGAACATAGCCATTGATGTTGCTTCTGCATTAGATTATCTCCACAACCATTGTGAAACGTCCATTGTTCATTGTGATCTAAAGCCGAGCAATGTACTTCTTGATGAAGACATGGTAGCCCATGTTGGGGACTTTGGTTTAGCAAGGTTCCTATTGGAAGCATCAAATGATCATTCCCTTAGTCAAATAATGTCATCGCAACTAAAGGGTTCTATAGGTTACATTCCTCCAG AGTACGGCATGGGAGGCCAAGTTTCCATACTAGGAGATGTTTACAGCTACGGGATACTTTTGCTAGAAATGTTCACGGGAAAAACACCTACTGATGACATGTTCATCGAAGGTCTAAGCATTTACAAATTCGTAGCCATGGCTTTGCCCGACCATGTCATGGACGTTGTTGACCCTTCATTGCTCCTCGACCTCGAAGTTGATGGTAGTGTTAACGATGACAGATACGAAAAGACTGAGCTGCCCAGACGTAACAATCGCGGAGTCATGAAAGCAAAAAAGGTAGAGGAATGCTTGTTTGTTGTGATGCAGATAGGACTCTCTTGCTGTGCAATATCACCCAGGGAGCGAATGCTTCTGAATATGGTTGTCGGAAAAATGAGTACAATTAGAGACTCGTACCTCAAAGCTGAAGAAGGCTAA
- the LOC126592389 gene encoding probable LRR receptor-like serine/threonine-protein kinase At3g47570 isoform X2 yields MHDEHMSGICSISQLGNESDHLALLDFKKRITEDPLSVMSSWNHSVHLCSWVGITCHRATQRVLILDLEDKQLVGSIPPSIGNLTRLIEISLGINEFHGEIPQELGRLRTLESLNLSFNSLGGKIPTNMSHCTQLRFLDLYSNKIIGSIPRQLSSWLSLTVLQLGKNNLSGTIPGWIGNFSSLRSLRLARNNFQGSIPNELGHITTLKIFLVGENNLSGMLPSSIYNISSIYKFGVAVNQVHGELPPNLGILLPNLIVFECCINNFTGNIPVSLSNASRLQKIEFSVNDFTGTVPGESLGSLRSLIWLNFAVNRLGNGKLGDLSFLNFLTNCTSLQYLGLGYNRFGGEIPRSIANLSTQLQVLALGRNLLHGSLPNGIGNLINLMVLDMSNNYLAGVVPVEIGKLEKIGKLYLFDNKFYGPIPSSLGNMTSLIDLCMYRNNFEGSIPPSLGNCQNLLVLALRNNNLTGSIPQKLMELSALSIGLDLSENYLTGSLPSNVGDLVHLTEIDVSNNKLSGEIPSTIGSCTSLGRLFLDDNKFEGTIPQSLKDLKGLEVLDISSNKLSRQIPEFIGKLGALKYLNLSYNDFEGELPKEGIFSNVSGVSVLGNHKLCDGTPQLHLPACPKNKHHSSRGLFSLKVVIPISCALAFIIALSCFLGARSMLKNSSDGLVTSRSYKDWKLGVSYSQLVESTNGFSVDNLIGSGSFGSVYKGVIPNDGTVVAVKVLNLQQQGASKSFNDECKALRSVMHRNLVKIITACSSIDNHGKDFKSLVFEFMPNGSLDSWLHPRDKEQSPSKRLNFMQRLNIAIDVASALDYLHNHCETSIVHCDLKPSNVLLDEDMVAHVGDFGLARFLLEASNDHSLSQIMSSQLKGSIGYIPPEYGMGGQVSILGDVYSYGILLLEMFTGKTPTDDMFIEGLSIYKFVAMALPDHVMDVVDPSLLLDLEVDGSVNDDRYEKTELPRRNNRGVMKAKKVEECLFVVMQIGLSCCAISPRERMLLNMVVGKMSTIRDSYLKAEEG; encoded by the exons GCATTACATGCCACCGTGCCACCCAAAGAGTCTTGATTCTGGACCTGGAAGATAAACAACTGGTAGGCTCCATTCCACCTTCCATTGGAAATCTCACTCGTCTAATTGAAATAAGCTTGGGAATCAACGAGTTTCATGGAGAAATTCCTCAAGAATTGGGTCGACTACGTACCCTGGAAAGTCTCAACCTATCTTTCAACTCTTTAGGCGGGAAAATTCCGACTAATATGTCCCACTGTACACAACTGAGATTTTTGGATCTTTATTCCAATAAGATTATTGGGTCAATTCCACGCCAACTCAGTTCCTGGTTGAGTTTGACTGTTCTACAACTTGGAAAAAATAATCTTAGTGGAACCATCCCAGGTTGGATAGgaaatttttcttctttaaggAGTCTTAGACTTGCCCGCAACAATTTTCAAGGAAGCATACCAAATGAGCTCGGGCATATAACAACCTTGAAGATATTCCTCGTTGGGGAGAATAATTTGTCTGGTATGCTCCCTTCTTCAATTTATAATATTTCTTCCATATACAAGTTCGGTGTTGCTGTAAACCAAGTACATGGAGAGCTACCACCAAATCTCGGCATCTTGCTTCCTAATCTCATAGTATTTGAATGTTGTATAAACAATTTCACAGGAAATATTCCTGTATCATTGTCAAATGCTTCTAGACTTCAGAAGATTGAATTTTCTGTAAATGACTTCACGGGGACAGTCCCTGGAGAAAGTCTCGGAAGCTTGCGAAGCTTAATTTGGCTAAACTTTGCAGTCAATCGATTGGGAAATGGAAAACTTGGTGATTTGAGTTTTCTCAATTTCTTGACTAATTGTACTAGTCTTCAATATCTGGGTCTTGGCTATAATCGTTTTGGGGGAGAAATCCCGAGATCCATAGCCAACCTTTCGACCCAACTACAAGTTCTTGCTCTAGGGAGAAATTTGTTACATGGAAGCCTCCCAAATGGCATTGGAAATCTTATAAACCTTATGGTTCTAGATATGTCTAATAACTATTTGGCAGGTGTTGTCCCTGTAGAAATTGGGAAGCTTGAGAAGATAGGGAAACtgtatttgtttgataacaaattTTATGGGCCAATTCCATCTTCCCTGGGTAATATGACTTCATTGATAGATCTTTGCATGTACAGAAACAATTTTGAGGGAAGTATACCTCCAAGTCTTGGAAACTGCCAAAACCTTTTAGTACTTGCACTTCGGAATAACAATCTAACGGGCAGCATACCTCAAAAGCTTATGGAGCTTTCAGCCCTTTCAATTGGTTTGGACCTGTCTGAAAATTATTTGACCGGTTCACTGCCAAGTAATGTGGGTGATCTGGTGCATCTCACAGAAATAGATGTATCAAACAACAAGTTATCAGGTGAAATCCCCAGCACCATCGGCAGTTGTACTAGCTTGGGGCGCTTGTTCTTGGACGACAACAAATTTGAAGGAACAATTCCTCAGTCTCTTAAAGATTTAAAAGGCTTGGAAGTACTTGACATTTCAAGCAATAAGTTATCTAGGCAGATTCCTGAATTCATAGGCAAGCTTGGAGCACTTAAGTATCTCAATCTTTCGTATAATGATTTTGAAGGCGAGTTGCCTAAAGAAGgaattttttcaaatgtcaGTGGTGTCTCAGTTCTTGGAAATCATAAGCTCTGTGATGGCACCCCACAATTACATTTGCCTGCATGCCCCAAAAATAAACATCATTCATCTCGAGGACTATTTTCCCTAAAAGTAGTCATCCCTATATCTTGTGCACTTGCATTCATAATTGCTCTATCATGCTTCCTTGGTGCTCGTTCAATGCTGAAAAACTCAAGTGATGGACTTGTAACTTCACGCTCTTATAAGGATTGGAAATTAGGTGTTTCCTACTCACAACTTGTTGAATCGACTAACGGTTTCTCTGTGGATAATTTGATTGGTTCGGGAAGTTTTGGTTCTGTTTATAAAGGGGTAATTCCTAACGATGGAACGGTAGTTGCTGTTAAGGTATTAAACCTTCAACAACAAGGAGCGTCCAAGAGTTTCAATGATGAATGCAAAGCTTTAAGAAGTGTCATGCACCGAAATCTTGTCAAGATCATAACTGCATGCTCGAGCATTGATAATCATGGTAAAGACTTCAAAAGTCTAGTCTTCGAGTTCATGCCAAATGGAAGTCTTGACTCGTGGTTGCATCCTAGAGATAAGGAGCAATCTCCAAGTAAGAGATTGAATTTTATGCAAAGATTGAACATAGCCATTGATGTTGCTTCTGCATTAGATTATCTCCACAACCATTGTGAAACGTCCATTGTTCATTGTGATCTAAAGCCGAGCAATGTACTTCTTGATGAAGACATGGTAGCCCATGTTGGGGACTTTGGTTTAGCAAGGTTCCTATTGGAAGCATCAAATGATCATTCCCTTAGTCAAATAATGTCATCGCAACTAAAGGGTTCTATAGGTTACATTCCTCCAG AGTACGGCATGGGAGGCCAAGTTTCCATACTAGGAGATGTTTACAGCTACGGGATACTTTTGCTAGAAATGTTCACGGGAAAAACACCTACTGATGACATGTTCATCGAAGGTCTAAGCATTTACAAATTCGTAGCCATGGCTTTGCCCGACCATGTCATGGACGTTGTTGACCCTTCATTGCTCCTCGACCTCGAAGTTGATGGTAGTGTTAACGATGACAGATACGAAAAGACTGAGCTGCCCAGACGTAACAATCGCGGAGTCATGAAAGCAAAAAAGGTAGAGGAATGCTTGTTTGTTGTGATGCAGATAGGACTCTCTTGCTGTGCAATATCACCCAGGGAGCGAATGCTTCTGAATATGGTTGTCGGAAAAATGAGTACAATTAGAGACTCGTACCTCAAAGCTGAAGAAGGCTAA